The Oncorhynchus nerka isolate Pitt River linkage group LG12, Oner_Uvic_2.0, whole genome shotgun sequence genome contains the following window.
tctctccctctctttgtttctctctctgtttctatctctctctcagagcCTATATCCAAGGTGGAGATCCAGAAGGAGATCACGCTTTTGGCCAACCAGTCCTGTTCAGTGTGGCTGCTGTGCAACGTGTCAGTCGGCTCCAACCTCTCCTACAcctgggagagagggaatgaaacATACAGGGACGACCAGCAGATACACTTCTCTCTGTCACCAGCAGACGGAGACATCAGTGTAACCTGCAACACCTCCAACCTAGTCAGTGAGAAATCTGCCTCGGTAACAGTAAAGTGTAGTAATGACACAaccaccccaggtaactaaatatCATAATAATGACATTGGGTAGatgtaatatacagtattatgTAGAACTTGTGATGACATTGAGTAGATACAATATACAGTATTATGTGGTACATGTGATAACATTGGATAGacataatatacagtattatgTAATACATGTGAGGACATTGGGtagatataatatacagtattatgTAATACATGTGATGACATTGGTtagatataatatacagtattatgTAATACATGTGAGGACATTGGGtagatataatatacagtattatgTAGTACATGTGATGACATTGGTtagatataatatacagtattatgTAGTACATGTGAGGACATTGGGtagatataatatacagtattatgTAATACATGTGAGGACATTGGGTAGATGTAATATGGAACTCTGTAGGCTTTAGCATATTGCATAGTCTAATCCAGTAGTTCCcagctccagtcctccagtacccccaacagtacacatttttattgaAGCTCCGGTGACAAGCACATATGATTCTACTTGTCATTAATCATCAGGCCCTCAATGAGTTAATTCAGTTTTTTTGTCAGGGCTACAACataaaatgtgtgctgttgggtgtactagaggactggagttaggAACCACTGGTCAGTgttaatcctggtcctggggacccaaattGGTGCACATTTAGGTTAAtgccataacactacacacatgATTCCACTAAGGTATGATGATGAGTTGATTAGTGGAATCATGTCTAGGGCAAGAAATGAAACGTGGACCCCTTTGGGTCTCCATGAGCAGGTTTCAGAAACACCAGTCTAATCACATCTGTGTTATAGAGTATGATACATGGATGGAGTGGTATAGGATCTACATCGTGGTACCAGTAGGCGTCGCTGTGTTGCTGATCCTCACTGTAGCTGTGGCAATGTATTACTGCAGGGGGTGCTGTAACACGGGTATGTACAGCATAGGGGTCTCATCCTTACTTAAAGGGACATTTAAGGCTTTTATTCTTAGTATCCCTTAACCCAAAATCTTGGCCTTAGGAATATTATGGACATCAGAAAAAGAGTGTGGAACCTCATAAGTGTGTAATTTATTCATTCTTGGGTATGTTTGTAGATATCCGGTTTGGTATCTATCTGATTGTTTGATATATTGTTCTTGTCATACACAGCTGATCTAACTGACGACACAAGAATGAAAGATGTGAGTATGCATTGCCATTATTATGTATCTGAATGTGTCTAAGCCCATGTGGGCTAAAGGGTACTTCATGTAATATCACAGCCTTTTAAAATGACAATTTACAATTTCTACATAAAATATTATTGGGATGTTCCTCTGGATTATACAGtagaagtcggatgtttacatacacttaggttggagtcattaaatctggtttttcaaccactccacaaatttcttgttaacaaattatagttttggcaagacggttaggacatctactttgtgcatgacacaagtaattcttccaacaattgtttacagacagattatttcacttataattcactgtatcacaattccagtgggtcagaagtttacatacactaagttgactgtgcctttaaacagcctcgaaaattacagaaaattatgtcatgactttagaagcttctgataaattacataatttgagtcaattagaggtgtacctgtggatgtatttcaagacctaccttcaaactcactgcctcattgcatgacatcatgggaaaatctaaagaaatcagccaagacctcagaaaaacaattgtagacctccacaagtctggtttatccttgggagcaatttccaaatgcttgaaggtaccaccttcatctgtacaaacaatagtacgcaagtataaacaacatgggaccaccCAGtcatcatatcgctcaggaaggagacgcaatctgtctcctagagttgaacgtactttggtgcgaaaagtgcaaatcaatctcagaacaacagcaaaggaccttgtgaagatgctggaggaaacaggtacaaaagtatctatatccacagtaaaatgagtcctacatcgacataacctgaaagtccgctcagcaaggaagaagccactgctccaaaaccaccataaaaagccagactacggtttgcaattgcacatggggacaaagattgcacTTTTTGGAgatttgtcctctggtctgataaaacaaaaatagaactgtttggccataatgaccatcgttatgttttgaggaaaaagagggaggcttgcaagccgaagaataccatcccaagcgtgaagcacgggggtggcagcatcatgttgagggggtgctttgctgcaggagggactggtgcacttcacaaaatggatggcatcatgaaggaggaaaataatttggatatattgaagcaacatctcaagccatcagtcaggaagttaaagcttggtagcaaatgggtcttccaaatgaacaataaccccaagcatacttccaaagttgtggcaaaatggcttaaggacaacaatgtcaagttattagagtggccatcaaaaagccctgacctcaaagctatagaacatttgtggagagaactgaaaaagcgtgtgcgagcaaggagtcctacaaaccagactcagttacaccagctctgtcaggaggaatgggccaaaattcacccaacttactatgggaagtttgtggaaggctac
Protein-coding sequences here:
- the LOC115115131 gene encoding SLAM family member 5-like isoform X2, which produces MEWKYKEKVIVEFDGNISLPRSQFKGRLEMNDSNFSLIIRELTLQDSGEFLVSAASNKGGQIPTKTIHLQVHEPISKVEIQKEITLLANQSCSVWLLCNVSVGSNLSYTWERGNETYRDDQQIHFSLSPADGDISVTCNTSNLVSEKSASVTVKCSNDTTTPEYDTWMEWYRIYIVVPVGVAVLLILTVAVAMYYCRGCCNTADLTDDTRMKDTRTNSQVMSIYETVDDLAIPILNMPQTLYDKITFGRQPEDPSSSYQEVL